Proteins encoded in a region of the Oscarella lobularis chromosome 5, ooOscLobu1.1, whole genome shotgun sequence genome:
- the LOC136186835 gene encoding uncharacterized protein: protein MSSARDSAFSSSENLSVEDSDQLEFAFAEMAIDRRLSEPKEVEERKTTAEERKMVAEMEEKRRKMAKEMEEERRKERRKMAKEMEEERRKMEKKMAEEEEKRRKEMEEKMAEEEEKRRKKMAEEEEKRRKEMEEKMAEEEEKMAEEMEEKRRKMAKEMEEEERRKMRGEKKTVKTEVPLQILIHPTAAYPPYPWFSRIELQCQSNKRDANYRWFINNREEPSLCDSSICVHLTNMGYVGKYHCVVEYNGERRTSKSTKVDVKKRQEPTATIISTNQQEHDSYVNRLISPDAFAPLFVREFAEFHQTERKCASLARRLLENDFSIGSEDSIQEVLPDAFEKGMPQFRVKPQSVANIKDSDVLVVRGAKADLIFESQTGELVGASVFKPRPIEGDLSLEAVRHFDVRARKRTCPGIPLPCFLPIFCGDHFQIFGATFVSNIPAPPDPDAVPVHHPDVRIAYERLDSMVLSLLQIDCLASMLGKLEDGMERLAARAESPVSPFPWIKEYGDVRFEYVRQLKGMVFKAKEESGQFVVVKFVRGEYGEEAHRHFWEKGFAPKLKHSERAAVFAEKVVFQVVMNIVPGIPLHYILEDVEWGKQPSVDVSVLRRGLEKLLDVIRDSPFVHGDLRPVNIIVDSHGNLSVVDFDWARKEGEGFYSPRVNAEAKWFVNAGRHVQKNALIKKEHDIAMLKAILDALPS from the exons ATGAGCTCTGCTCGAGATAGCGCGTTTTCTAGTTCCGAAAATCTTTCCGTCGAGG ACTCAGATCAGTTGGAGTTCGCCTTTGCTGAAATGGCAATCGATCGACGGCTTAGTGAGCCGAAGGAGGtggaagagagaaagacgacggcggaagagagaaaaatggTGGCGGAGatggaggagaagagaaggaagatgGCGAAAGAgatggaggaggagagaaGGAAGGAGAGAAGGAAGATGGCGAAGGAgatggaggaggagagaaGGAAGATGGAGAAGAAGatggcggaggaggaggagaagagaaggaaggagatggaggagaagatggcggaggaggaagagaagagaaggaagaagatggcggaggaggaggagaagagaaggaaggagatggaggagaagatggcggaagaggaggagaagatggCGGAGGAGatggaagagaagagaaggaagatgGCGAAGGagatggaggaggaggagagaaggaaaatGAGAGGGGAGAAGAAGACAGTGAAAACAGAAG TTCCACTGCAGATCTTAATCCATCCTACAGCAGCATATCCACCTTATCCGTGGTTTTCCCGGATCGAGCTTCAGTGCCAGTCAAACAAACGAGATGCTAACTATCGGTGGTTCATCAACAATAGGGAGGAGCCGTCTCTTTGTGACAGTTCAATCTGCGTGCATTTGACTAACATGGGTTACGTGGGAAAGTATCATTGCGTTGTCGAGTATAATGGCGAAAGACGTACGTCAAAATCAACCAAGGTCGATGTTAAAAAAAGACAGGAA CCTACCGCTACTATTATAAGCACCAATCAACAAGAACACGACTCCTACGTCAATCGGTTGATTTCTCCTGATGCTTTTGCGCCTTTATTCGTTCGCGAATTCGCCGAGTTTCATCAAACAGAAAGGAAGTGTGCGTCTTTGGCTAGACGACTTCTTGAAAACGATTTCAGCATTGGCTCCGAAGACTCTATTCAAGAAGTTCTCCCAGATGCATTTGAAAAAGGAATGCCGCAGTTCCGTGTGAAACCCCAAAGTGTGGCAAACATAAAGGACAGTGACGTATTGGTTGTCAGGGGGGCAAAAGcggacttaatctttgaaAGTCAAACGGGGGAGCTGGTTGGAGCTTCCGTGTTCAAACCTCGGCCCATAGAAGGGGATCTGTCTCTTGAAGCAGTGAGACACTTTGATGTTCGAGCCCGAAAAAGGACGTGTCCAGGCATACCGCTTCCTTGCTTTCTGCCCATTTTTTGCGGAGATCATTTCCAAATTTTCGGCGCAACGTTTGTTTCGAATATTCCAGCGCCTCCGGATCCCGACGCCGTGCCAGTCCATCATCCCGATGTCAGAATTGCCTATGAGCGTCTCGACAGCATGGTTCTGAGTCTACTTCAAATAGACTGTTTGGCTTCAATGCTGGGAAAGCTGGAGGATGGAATGGAAAGGCTCGCTGCGCGGGCTGAGTCTCCCGTAAGTCCTTTTCCGTGGATCAAAGAGTACGGAGATGTGCGGTTTGAATACGTTCGTCAACTGAAGGGGATGGTATTTAAAGCGAAGGAAGAGAGCggtcaattcgtcgtcgtgaagTTTGTCCGAGGCGAGTACGGAGAAGAAGCACACAGGCATTTTTGGGAAAAAGGATTCGCCCCGAAATTGAAGCATAGCGAACGAGCTGCCGTTTTTGCCGAAAAAGTTGTCTTTCAAGTCGTAATGAACATCGTTCCAGGCATTCCACTTCACTACATTCTGGAGGATGTGGAATGGGGAAAACAACCGTCGGTTGACGTATCCGTTCTGCGCCGCGGTTTGGAAAAATTGCTCGACGTGATTCGCGATTCTCCCTTTGTTCATGGCGATCTGCGTCCCGTGAACATCATCGTCGATTCTCATGGCAATTTGTCCGTTGTGGACTTCGATTGGGCgcgaaaagaaggagaaggattTTACTCGCCCAGAGTTAATGCTGAAGCGAAGTGGTTCGTCAACGCTGGCCGTCACGTTCAGAAAAACGCACTCATTAAAAAAGAGCATGATATTGCAATGTTGAAAGCAATATTGGACGCACTACCTAGTTAA
- the LOC136186888 gene encoding calcium release-activated calcium channel protein 1-like: MSSKKYDHLAWNSLWLSRAKLKQSSQTSTLLSGFAMVAMVEADLPSDISIQLLIAFGVTTTILIGVHLFALLISTCILPYVDAVGSRHTVDPEAVRESPHKRLHKYIELAWAFSTIIGIVLFMFELGIICWIKFAHVYGGNVVMKHVNGTLSDDESSASNRWIAALVSSVVLGVFVLVFLVFAARFYYFIVLHRYEVSTKAMSELQALKQNLDVTPDPNVVNDASRRDFVAVDLHSDRSSYHEAIDNL, translated from the exons ATGTCTTCGAAGAAGTACGATCACTTGGCGTGGAATAGCCTGTGGCTGAGTCGCGCAAAGCTAAAGCAGTCGAGCCAGACGTCAACGCTCCTATCAGGATTCGCAATG GTTGCCATGGTAGAGGCTGACTTGCCCTCGGACATATCAATTCAACTTCTAATCGCATtcggcgtgacgacgactatTCTAATAGGCGTTCATCTATTCGCTTTATTGATATCAACGTGCATACTGCCGTACGTCGACGCGGTCGGCTCGCGTCACACCGTCGACCCGGAAGCGGTGCGCGAGTCGCCGCACAAGCGCCTTCACAAGTACATCGAACTCGCGTGGGCGTTCTCCACGATTATCGGCATCGTTCTTTTCATGTTCGAATTGGGGATTATATGCTGGATTAAATTCGCTCACGTCTACGGAGGCAACGTCGTTATGAAGCACGTGAATGGGACTCTGAGTGACGACGAGAGCTCGGCGTCGAATCGTTGGATTGCCGCTCTTGTTTCTAGCGTTGTGCTTGGCGTCTTTGtcctcgtttttctcgtgttTGCCGCGAGATTTTACTATTTCATCGTCCTGCATCGATACGAGGTGTCGACGAAGGCCATGTCCGAGTTGCAGGCGTTGAAACAGAATCTCGATGTGACGCCAGATCCGAATGTAGTCAATGATGCGAGTCGACGAGActttgtcgccgtcgacttgCACTCAGATCGCAGTTCATACCATGAAGCTATTGACAACCTTTGA